A region from the Rhinoderma darwinii isolate aRhiDar2 chromosome 2, aRhiDar2.hap1, whole genome shotgun sequence genome encodes:
- the LOC142740902 gene encoding lysozyme g-like, whose translation MASRYGVLEQIPSTGASATTGRQDGKNYSGVIGSEKLAETDLERMNQYRQKIKSVSSKTGVDGAVIAGIISRESRAGNALDQRREGDHGNAFGLMQIDKRWHTPHGAWDSEEHILQSTEILCSMQSDIKQRFSKWTTSQQMKGAIAAYNIGPGNVPSFDNIDDRTTGGDYSNDVVARAKFYKKHGY comes from the exons ATGGCAT cACGATATGGTGTTCTTGAGCAAATTCCTTCCACTGGTGCCTCGGCTACAACTGGCAGACAGGATGGGAAAAATTATTCTG GTGTCATTGGATCGGAGAAGCTGGCAGAAACAGATCTGGAAAGAATGAACCAATACAGGCAGAAGATAAAATCAGTGTCCAGTAAAACAGGAGTAGATGGAGCGGTTATTGCTGGAATCATATCTCGTGAGTCACGTGCTGGGAATGCTCTAGATCAACGTAGAGAAGGCGATCATGGGAATGCATTTGGCCTCATGCAG ATTGATAAAAGGTGGCATACACCTCATGGAGCTTGGGATAGTGAAGAACACATTTTACAGAGTACAGAAATTCTATGCTCCATGCAGAGTGATATAAAGCAAAGATTTTCAAAGTGGACAACAAGCCAACAAATGAAAG GTGCCATTGCAGCCTACAATATTGGTCCAGGAAATGTCCCCAGTTTTGATAATATTGATGATCGCACCACAGGCGGCGACTACTCCAATGATGTTGTTGCTAGAGCAAAGTTTTATAAGAAACATGGATACTAA